The region TAGAGCGCGACGCCCGAGCGCGAGACGATTCGGCCTTCCGCGTCGTACACGTAGAACCGCGCCGCGAAGTGGTCCGCGTCCGCGTCGCCCGCGCGCACGACGGCCTCCATCGAACCGTGTCGCGTTCCGGCCGGGATGCGGACCGCGTACCACAGGTTTCCTTCGCCTTCGTCGGAGGCGACGAGCGCGAGCGTCTCCGCACCCGCGGCGGGGGGCGGGACGGCCATGAGGAGGGCCGGGAGCAGGACGGCGAGGAGACGCACGGCCCTCCATCGTCCCGGGAGGCTTCAACGTGCGTCCCGATTGTCCCCGGAGGGGTCCTTCCGCGCGGGCAACCTATTTGGCTGGAACCGCGGATGGACGCCGCCATGGCCTCGACGACCACCGCGCGCTTCCTCGTCAAGGAGCGCATCGAACCCGCGACCCCCCGCGACCTCTTGAGGGGCGCCATCCTCGCGCGCCTCGAGGCGCTCGCGCGCGACGGCACGACGGGTCCCGAGGCGCAGCAGTCGCTCTACCCGCACGCGATCCTCGACGACGGGACCCTCGCGGCCGTCACGAGCGCGCTCCTCGCCGGCCAGAACCTCCTGCTCCTCGGGCCGACGGGGTCCGGCAAGACGAGCCTCGCGAAGGACGTCTGGGATCTCTACCCGAAGGAGGTCCTCGCGGTGGACGGCTGCCCGGTGCAGGACGACCCGCTCTCGCTCGTCCACCCGCGCTTCTCGCGCGAGGTCCCGCCGTGCCCCTACTGCAAGACCGCCTACGGCAAGGTCTCCCTCAAGGAGCTCGGCGACTTCGACGCCTCGAAGGTGAACCCCGACGACGTGCCCGTCCGCAAGATCCGCCTGCGCGAAGGCCACGGTCTCTCGCGCATCCAGGGCTCGCCCGAGGTGTTCCCCGATTACCTCACGGGCGCGATCAACCTCGCGAAGCTCGAATCGATCGGCGACCCGAACTCGCCGCTCGTGCTCGAGCCCGGCAAGGTCATGCAGGCGAACCGCGGCCTCCTCATGGTCGACGAGATCGGCAAGCTCCCGCGCGGCACGCAGAACGTGCTCCTGCAGGCCTTCCAGGAGCACATCGTGAGCCCCGCGAAGAGCCGCGAGACGTTCCCCGCGAGCTTCCTGGCCGTCACCACCTCCAACCTCGAGGATCTCGACCACATCACGGAGCCGCTCGTCGGCCGCCTCGCGGGCATCCACGTCGGTTTCAACGAGGATCCGATGAAGAATCTCGCCGTCATCGACCTCGCGCTCGGCCGCGACGACCGCGTCCCGCGCGTGGCGCGCGAAACGAGCGCCCGCATCATGGCGAAGTGGCGCAAGACGACGGAAGGCGTGGGCGAGCTCTCCGAGGCCGGCAGCAACCGCACGATGATCGACGTGCTGCGCCGCGCGGAATCGCGCGCGCTCCTCGCGGGCCGCCCCGCGGTCACGGCCGACGACATCAAGCAGGGCGCGCTCGACGCGATGCAGGGCCGGATCCGCGCCCGGAGCGAGGAGAGCTTCCGCCAGAACCGCGACGTCGTCTCGGCGTTCGTCGCGAAGCACTTCGGGGCGCTCGCCCGCGACGCCTCCGACGGCTACTGGTGCCGCTTCTTCAACGAGGAGCTCAAGGAGGACAAGGCCGAAGCCGGCCGCGTCATCCAGGAGATCCGTGGCGTCCTCGCGACGAAGCCCGCGCCCGCCGCGGCCGACCTTCCGCCGAAGTTCAAGCGCTTCGCGGACTGGGTGCGCCGCGAGGACCGGCTCGACGGCGCCGACCACGGCCCGCACGCGGCGCGCGTGTTCCGCTACCTCGAGGCGACCGGCGCCTTCGAGGCCGCGAAATGATGCGCGTCCCCGACTGCCGCGAGCGCGTCGAGACGCCGGCGCTCTCCCCCGAGGACCGCCGCGAGCTCGTGCGCCGCATCGCCGAGGAAGGCGTGGGCGCGATCGAGGCGTTCGTGCGGGAGCGCGAGAAGAGCGACCGCGGCATCCGCGCGCGCATCGAACGCCTGCGCGACGAGCTCCTTCGCCGCGCCGAGGAGATGCGGCGCGCGCTCGAAGGCTCCGTCGCGGCTCGAAAGGAGAACGTCGCCCGCGCCTGGGAGGAGGCCCACGCGAAGGCCGAGGCCGAGCGCGCGGCCCTCGAACGCGAACTCCAGCTCACGAAGGTCGCGCGCGCCGAAGCCGAGCGAGCCGCCGTGGCCTCCGACGATCTCGTCCGCCTCATCACGGAGCCCCCGCCGCCGCTTCCCTGGTGGCGCCGCGCGCTCGCCGCGATCGGCCGCTTCCTGCGCGCCGTCCTCGCGGCCATCCTCTGGCCGATCCGCGCCCTCCTGCGCGCGCTCGGGATCGTGAAGCCGAGGAAGCCCGCCGTGAAGGGCCGCGACGTGCTCCTCCCGGGCGGTTTGAGCGTCCCCGGCTTCCGCGGCCGACTCGCGAGCGACCCGCGCGTGCGGAGCGCGATCGCGGGGCGTCTGAGGACGATGGGAACGAAGGAGCGCATGCGCGCCCTCTGGGACCGGCTCGTCGGGCGCGAGGACTACGAGGACCTCGCGATGCGCCTCATGGAGCGCGACGCCGCCGAGCGCGCCCGCTCGCGCGGAAGCGAATACGCCACGCGCGAGGAGGCTTTCGCGAAGCGGCTCTCCGAGGTGCTCGACGCCGAGCGCGCGGAGGCCGAGCGCCGCGACGCCGCGCTCGCGCGGCTCGAGCAGGAGCGCGAAGCGGAGATGAAGCGCATCGAGGCGTCGCTCAAGCAGGGCCCCGAGCGCGCGCTCGAATCGGAAATCGCGAGCGAGCTCGAGGACGCGGGCTTCCTCTCGAAGGACGGCGATGCGTTCCTCCCGACGACGCGGCTCCTCGAACGCTTCTCCCAGATCGTGTTCAGCGAGGAGGCGCGCAGAATCCCGCCCGGGCAGGCCCGCGCGACGGGCGCCATCGTGGACGGGTCCGGCAACCTCTCGCGCGAGCCGATGCGCAGCGCCTACGAGACGGCGCACCTCGACGTCGTCGGCACGCTCGTGAACGCGCGCACGCGGCACCCACACAATCGCCACATCTACGAGGAGGACGTGATCGTCCACCGCGAGGACCGCGAGGCGATCAACCACGTCGTGATCGTCTTCGACCGGTCTGGCTCGATGGAGGAGAACGAGCGCCTCAAGGCCGCGAAGCGCGCCGTGCTCGCGCTCTACCGCGCCGTGAAGGACGACGACCCCGCGCACATCGTGGACGTCATCGCGATGGACACGGGCGTCGAGCGCGTCGACCTCATGGGCGTCTGGAAGAGCGAGCCGCGCGGGTTCACGAACACCGGCGCGGCCCTGCGCCTTGCGTACGACCTCCTCCGTTTCTCGAAAGGCGAGCGCGCGCTCGTGTACCTCGTGACCGATGGGCTTCCCGAGGCCTACACGAAGGGCGGCGTCGACATCGCCTCGACGCCGGACAAGTGCCTCGCGTACGCGCTCGAACAGGCGCGGCTCCTGCGCCGCCGCCCCGGCCTCGGCGTCGTGCAGATCCTCCTCGAACCCGAGGACGAGCTCTACGTCAAGGCCGCGGAGCGCATCGCGAAGGAGGTCGACGGCCGCGTCCTCAAGGCCTCGCCGAAGGATCTCGCGGCGACGCTCCTGACCGAGTTCGAAACCGTGCGTTAACCGCGCTTCGCGTACTCGTGCTTGCACGCGGGCGAGCAGAACCAGATCGTCTTGCCGTCCTTCACGAGGCGTTCCGCGCCGAGGGTTTCCGCCTCCTCTTCCGTGAATTCCATGCCGCAGACGGGATCGACGATCACGCGAACGTCACGGGCCATGCGGGCGAAAAAGGCTACGGCGTGACGCGATCCGTCACACGTGCCGCCGTTTGGGGGGTAACCTACTAAAACGGTGACGTCGAACGCACGTCCATGCGTTTTACCTGCGAATTCTGCGACGAGCGGATCCAGACCTCCGAGCCGGAGAACCTGGCGCTCTTCCACCACCTCGAGGACCGGCCCGCGTGCGACGAGCAGTACGCCTACATGCTCTCGAACCTGCGGGCGAGCTGGACCGTCAACATGTCCGGCGGGTAGCGTCAACGCTAAGTCGCCCGCGCGCCTCGCGGGCGCGTGACGCTCGCCATCCTCGTCTCCCGCGCCGACCCCGCTTCCGTCGCCATCCGCGACGCGCTTCTCGGCGAGGCTTCGTGGGAGACGCGCGGGGACTTCGGGGCCGCCCCGCTTCGCGTCGGGCCTGACCTCGTCATCGCCGAGGTCGAAGGCCTGCACCTTTTCGAGGAATCGATCGGCGAACGCCTCGCCGCGGCGCTCGGCGAGACGCCCGAGGCCATCTTCGTCGCGAGCAAGCACAAGGCCGCATCGGGTTCGCCGTCGCTCACCGTGCATCCCGTCGGCGTCTGGGGCGACGTCGCCGAGTACGGGGGTAAGCCCCGCTCGTTCGCGCCGGCGCCCGCGCGCCGCATGGCGCAGGCGCTCCGCGCGCTCGCCCGCGAGGCGAAGGGCCTCCGCCACGCCATCACGTACGAGGTGACGCACCACGGCCCCTGGACGGGCGTGCCCCTCGCGTTCGTCGAGGTCGGCTCGACGGAGGAGGAATGGTCGAAGCCCGAGCCCGCGCGCGCCGTCGCCCGGGCGCTCCTCGCCGTCTCGCGTGAGCCGCCCGGCGACGAGCCTGTCGTCCTCGGCCTCGGTGGCGGCCACTACGCGCCGAAGTGCGTCGACCTCGCGCTCAAGGGCCGCGCCGCGCCGGGCCACATGCTTCCCGGCTACGCGATCGACCAGGGCGTCGCGCGCGAGACGGTGCTTGCCGCCCTCGCCGCAACGCCGGGCGTCGCGGGCTACGCGCTTGATTCGCGCGGATCGAAGAACGGCTACGACGAGGTCCGCGCGATCCTCGAGGACGCCGGGGTTCCGCAGCTTCTATAGCGCACGAGACCGCATCCCGCCGCGTGGCGGCGAAGACCACGCTCTTCCTCGGCAAAGGCGGCGTCGGGCGCACGACGCTCGCCGCCGCGTTCGCGCTCGCGCGCGCCGAGGCGGGCGAGCGGGTGCTCCTCGTCGGCCTCGTGGAGGCGCGGGACCTCGTCGCGCGCCTCGCGGCCGAGGGCGGGCGCGTTCCCGCGACGCTCGACGTGAGTGGCATCGATCCGCGCGGGCTCCTCGACGACATCGTGCGCAAGATGGTCCCGATGGGCGCCCTCTCCGACGCGGTCGTGAAGTCGCCCGCCTACGCAAGCCTCGCGGACATCGCCCCCGGCGCGAAGGAGCTCGCCGTCCTCAACCGCGTGTGGAACCTCGCGCGGGAGGGCCGCTACGACCGCATCGTGCTCGACGGGCCCGCCACGGGTCACGGGCTGCACTTCCTCGAGGCGCCGCGCAAGGCCGCGGCCATCCTCGCGGGCCGGCTTCGCGAGCGCGCGCTCGTCCTCGACACGTTCGTGCGCGACCCGGCGGCGACGTCCGTCGTCCTCGTCACGCTTCCCGAGGAGACGCCCGTGCGCGAGACCGTCGAGCTCGCCCGGGCGCTCGCGCGCGACGGGATTCCCGTGACGGGCGTCGTCGTCAACCGCTGGGTGACGCCCGTCTTCGAAACGCCGGGCTCGAAGCGCGTGCTCGACCGGCTCGCCGCGGACGCCGGGGCGCGACGGGACGTCGCGCGGGCGCTCGCGGGGGCCTCGCGCGAGGACGTGGACGCGCTCGTCGCGGCTTCCGAGCTTCTTGACGCGCAGCGGCGCGAGGCCGTCGAGCATCGCGAGCGCCTCGCGGACGTCGGCGCGCCGATTGCCTACGTGCCGTGGACGCCCGCGACCGAGGGGCGTCTCGTCGCGGTCGCGCGAAGCCTGGAGGGGATCGCCTGAAGCTCGCGGATCAGATCCTCGCGCGGAAGCTCGTCGTCTTCCTCGGGCCGGGCGGCGTCGGCAAGACCACGCTTGCGGCCGCGGCCGCGCTCGAGGCCGCCCGACGCGGGCGGAAGACGCTCGTCTTCACGATCGATCCGGCGCGGCGCCTCGCGGACGCGATGGGGGTGAAACTCGGCAACGAGCCGTCGAACGTGAAGCCGAACCTCGACGCGATGATGCTCGACACGAAGGCCGCGCTCGACGGCCTCGTCGCGCGCCACGCGCCGTCGCCCGAAACGATGAAGCGGATGCTCGCGAGCCGATTCTACGCGCAGCTCAGCGACGCCTTCGCGGGATCCGAGGAATACGTCGCGATGGGCGCGCTCCACGACGTCGTGAAGGAGGGCGGCTACGACCTCGTCGTCGTCGACACGCCGCCGTCGCGCCACGCGGTCGATTTCCTCCGGGTCAACGAGAAGCTCATCCGAGTCTTCGAATCGGGCGTCGTGAAGTACCTATTCCGCCCGACGCGCGTCCTCCGCATGGGCGGCGGCTACGTCGCGGGAACCCTCGCGAAATGGACGAGCGCAGGCTATCTCGACGAGGTGTCGGACTTCCTCACCACCCTCGACCCGATGTTCGTCGCGATGGAGGAGCGCGTTCGACGGATGCAGGGCGTCCTGCGCGATCCGACGACGACGTCGATCAACCTGGTCGCGACCGCCGAGGCCGCGAGCGTCCCGCTCGCCCTCGACCTTGCGCGGGAGGTCGAGCGCGACGCGCGCCTCGAGGTTGCGGGGGTAGTCGTGAATCGGTTCTATCCGCGCCTGCCGGGCCTCGCGGACGCGCGCATGCTTGTCTCAGACGGCGCGGCGGCGACCGCCCTCGCGCGGGCGACGGGCGCGTCGGCCAGCGATGCCGCCGCGTTCCTCGAGGACGCCGCCGTCGCCGCGACATTGTACGACGCCGTCGCGCGGGAGCACGAGCGTCGCGTCGAGGAGCTTCGCGCGGGCATACGGGCCTCGTTCGCGCTCGTCCCGGCCCACGCGGGTTCGATCCACGACCTCGACGGTCTCGAGAAGGTGCGCGCGCGGCTTTTCGCGTGATCACGCGGCGCGGCGCACGACGCCCTCGGCGAGGGCGAGGAGCTGGTCCTTGTAGGGCGTCGTCGGCACGTTCGCGAGGGCGGCTTTCGCCTTGTCGCCGTACCGGAGCGCGACCTCCTCGGCGGCCTTGAGGTAGGGCGAGCGCGCAAGCGACCTCGCGAGCGCGTCGGCGTCGCGCGTCGCCTCCTCGGGGAGCGCGCCGTCGATGCGCGACAGGAGCGCGGGAAGCGTGAGGACGCCCGCGCGCACGTCGACGCCGCGCGGCTTGCCCGTCGTCGCGGGATCCCCCACGAGGTCGAGGATGTCGTCCTGGATCTGGAACGCGATGCCAACCGCGAGGCCATACTCCGCGTAGCGCGCGACGGTCGCATCGCCGGCCCCTGCGAGCACCGCGCCGGATTCGGCGGCGGCGCGGATGGGCTCGGCGGTCTTCTTCACGATCGTCTTGAGGTAACGCTCGACCTCGGGCGGGAACTCGCCGTGTCCGTTCCCGTTCGTCGCCTTCGCGGCGAGGATCGAGAGCTGATGCTCCATGATCTCGCCTTCGGCGAGGCGCGTGCAGGCGTCGAGCGCGATCTTCACCATGCGCGGTCCGAGCTTGCCGGAGAGGCCGAAGGCCCGCGTGAAGAGGAAATCGCCCGCGACGATCGCGGGCCCGAGACCGTAGCGGACGTGCACGGTCGGGCGACCGCGGCGCAGCGCCGACTGGTCGATGACGTCGTCGTGCACGAGGCTCGCCGTGTGGATGAGCTCGCCCGCGACGGCCGCGTCGACGACCGCGTCCGTGAGGTCGCGGCCGCCCGCGGCGGCATAGGAGAGGAGGAGGACGCGCGGGCGCAGCCGCTTCCCGCCGGCCCGGATGAGATCGGTCGCGATCTCCTCGAGCAGCGGGTCCTCGGCCGCGGCGGCCTCTTCGATGAGGCGCGCTTCGACCCGGGCCAGGCCTTGCTCGACGAACGCCATCCGCGTGGCGGGGGACGTCCCATCCCGGGATAAGCTTTTACCTCGCCCATCCCGTGGTCCCGCGTGGACCGCGCCCCCGGGAAAGCGGCCCCGCCGGACGGCGGCCGGGACGACCTCGTCGCGAGCTTCCGCGCCCTGGGGCTCGGGGGATACGAGGCGCAGGCGTACGTGGCCCTCCTCCTCGCCGGCCCGAGCGAGGCGACGGCCCTCGCGCGCCGCGCCGGTCTTCCGACGGGGCGCATCTACGACGTCCTCGCCGCGCTCACGACGCAGAACCTCGTGCGCCTGCGCGACGAGCGCCCGAAGGTCTACCGGGCCGTGCCCGCGAAGGCCGCGATCCAGACCCTGCTCGCGCAGCGCCGCCGCGAGCTGGACGAGCGATACGAGGATCTCACGCATCGCGCAAGCGAGGTGGAGAAGCGCCTCGCGCGCCGCATGCCGCCGGGCGATCGCGATTCGACGTTCTACCACGTCGCGATCGGGGAGGAGGCCGCGCGCGAATACCTCACCGCGCGCATCGCGGAGGCCGAGCGCGAGCTCATGGTGAGCCTCCATCTCGACCGCTACGACGCGCGCGACGACGCGCTCTTCGAGACCATCCGCGGCGCGCTCGACCGGGGCGTCGAGGTGCGGGTCCTCATGCGCGACCGCGACATTCCGTACGTCCTCGAGTCGGGCTACAACGACCTGATCGCGCGCACGGTGCTCCCGCGCCTCGGCGAGAACCTGCACGTGCGCGTGAGCGCGCGCGAGCAGACGCCGTTCGCGGTGATCGACGGCGAGAAGGTGATGGTGGGCGTCCCGCACCCGGTCGCGCACGGCGCCTATTTCGCCGTCGTGTTCGTCCGCGACGCGAAGTTCGGAAGCACGCTCACGTCCCATTTCGGGACGCTCTGGAGCGACGCGGACCTGGATCTCGCGGACTTCGCGCGTTAGCCCGTCCGCCGGACCTCGAACGCCGGGAACCCCTCTTCGTTCCCGCCACGCTCGACGTCCATGAAAGCCACGCGCGCGCGAGGCGGTCCGATGCGGGCCCACGCGACGAGCTTCTCCACGGCCTCCTCGGGGCCTTCAAAAACGGCCTCGACGCGGCCGTCCGCGAGGTTGCGGACCCAGCCCGTGACGCCGAGCTTCTCGGCCTCCTGCCGGGTGGATTCACGGAAGTAGACGCCCTGGACGCGGCCGCTGATGCGGAGGTGCGCGCGCACGCGGCCGCAACCCGCGTCGAGGCTGAAATCCGTTTCGACCGCCTGCGCAACGGTTATCCCGGGGAACGCGCGATGGGCGCCGCATGGACGACGACCCGGAACTCGCGGCGCTGCGCAAGCGCAAGCTCGCGGAGCTCATGGGCCTCGCCGATGCGCCCGCGGCGCCCCCGGCCGAGGCCGCGCCCGCGACGCCGGTCGACGTGACGGACGCGACGCTTCCGGCGCTTCTCGCGAAGCACCCGCTCGTCGTCGTGGACTGCTGGGCGCCGTGGTGCGGTCCGTGCCGCATCGTGGAGCCGGTCATCAAGGCCCTCGCCTCCGAGATGGCGGGCGAGGCGGTGTTCGCGAAGCTCAACGTGGACGAGAACCCGCAGACGGCGCGCGCCTTCGACGTCCGCAGCATCCCGACCCTCATGATCTTCCGGAACGGCCGGCTCGTGGACGCGATGGTCGGCGCGCAGCCGAAGCCCGCGATCGCCGCGGCCGTGCGCCGGCACAGCCCGCGGCGCGCATCGCCGGGTCCTCCGCGCCGTATCCCGTGATCAGCGGGCCTCGTATCGGGCCAGGTGGTCGCAGTCGTAGATCGGGTCCTCGTGCAGGACTCCGCCGGTTTCGTGGCGCATCGTGAACGTCGGCGTGCAGATCGTGAATCCCGGCGACCCGAACGGAAGGAAGAGCGTGCCGATCGAGCGGTAGTAACCGTCGCTTCCGAAGCTCCGGTCGACGCCCGCTGCGAGCGTGAGCGTATCCTTTCCACGGTCGACGGGCCTGAGGCAGACGCCGGCGACGTGGGTGGCGGACGGGTCCATGCAGGCGCCCGAGTTCGGGTCGCGCGAATAGACGTCGGAGGGCGTTCCCCCCGTGTTCATCTGATAGACACCCGGGCCCCACCCTTCGTCGGGGATGAGGCGGACCTGGAAGTTCTCGCCGTTCGGCTGCTCGGCGGGAAACGCGCCCACGAATTCCGACCCCGGTTGCAGATAGTCATTGCCGTCGGGGCGCCGGCCGCCTTCGTACGGATCGTGCTTCGCCGCGCTCCCGATGAACCCGTCCCCATCGATGTCCTTCCAGACGCCCATCCACAGATCGAACGCGAAATAACCGGGCCCGATCGTCGTCCCCTGCTGCGGGTCCCATCCCTGGGGGCTCGCGGCGACCGCGGCGGATTCCACCGTGGGGAAGCGGATCCCGAAGTTCACGACGTAGGCCGACGGCGGGCCGGGGATGCGCGTCGCAGGGCGCACGTCGATCCAGCCCCTGTACGTGTCCGTGAAATCCTCCCTGCGTCCCGCCGCGGAGGAGCCGCTGCCCTCCGTCCACTCGGGCGCGGCGCGCGGATAGGCCAGGTCGTACACCCCGTCCAGACCCCCGTCGACCGGGTCCACGCCCGTGCCGAACGGGAGGCGGCAGGCGTTCGGGCACCACCCCCAGCTCGGGTTGCCGTAGGCGTTCACCGTCGGGGCAAGGACCGACGCGTAGATCGCGGCGACGGGTCCGCCCGCGATCGCCGAGTAGGCGTCGATGTCGACGCGCGAATGCTCCGTGGGCGTGAACGGGAGGCCTTCGGAGGACGGCGCAAGGACGGGATCGGACGCCGTCGCGACCCGCATCGACTGGGCGAGGGATCCATCGGGGAACACGAGGACGTCCGAGGATTCGGCCCCCGCGAGGTAGAGCGTGTATCCTCGCAGGTGATACGTGAAATCCGGGTGGTGCGCCGGGGGCGCGTAGGCGCTCGACCATGCGGGACGAGGTCCGGGCTCGACCCAGGAGTACAGTCTCGCGTCGCGGCGAGGACTCCACTCGGAGTCGGGATCGTCGTCATCCTCGGAAAAGCTCTGCGAGAGGCGCACGACGCCGTCGCCGTCGCGGTCGTCCCAGTAGCCGAGAGCGGCCCAGAACGTGCCGAATCCCGGCAGGATCACGTCGTTCATCGCGCCCTGCGTGCCGCGGCGCGGATTCGAACCGCCGAGCCCGTCGGTCACGAGCGCCGCGGGGTCGCCGCGGTCGAGCATCTCCGAGGGGTTCTGGGAGCTCAGGAGATCCTCGTAGTTGTCGCGCTGCGCCCCGGCATTCGGGGCTCCGATCGTGGTGTAGAAATCGTCGAGCACGAGCGTCGCGAGCGGGATTCGGGGGTCTCCGGTCTCCACGCGGGGGCAGGGGCCCGTCGACTGTTGCTCCCGGGCCTCGAGGAGGCACGTCCGCTGGCCGAGGGCCGCGTGCGCGAGGGCCGACGGTTCGTCGACCTCGTAGCCGACCTCGACGCGGTATTCCCGCTGCAGGCAACCCGCCGCGAGGATCGAGAGGGTGGCCAGGAGGACGATGGAGAGGGGACGCAGGGTGATCAGGGGAGAGCCTCCGGGTCGATCAGCGGTTGGGCATAGGAAAAGGGTTGCGTCCGTCGAGAGATGCGACGCACTTCGCAACCGTTATGAGCGCGCGGCCACCCTTTCCGGGACGGATGCACCGCCAGGTCCACCTGGCGCACTAGGAGCCGCCACGATGAAGTCCCTCATTCAGGACGCTATCAAGAAGGCGAACGAGGAGTCCGGCGCGCCCGCCGTCCGCTCGTCGCCGTTTTCCGCGCCGAAGGCCGCGCCCGCCGCAAACGGCGCGTCGCCCTTCGCGAGCCTGTTCCCGGGCCAGCCGCAGCCGTACGCGGCGCCGGCCCCCGCGGCCCCCGCCTACGCGCAGGCCGCGATGCCGACCTCCGAGATCGACCAGGAGCTCGAAGCCCTCCTCGCGGGGCTCAACACGAAGATCAAGGTCGTCGGTTGCGGCGGCGGCGGCTGCAACACCATCATGCGGCTCAGCCAGTCGAACCTCGAGAACGTCGAGCTCATCGCGTGCAACACCGACGCGCAGCACCTTCTCAACGTCAAGGTCCCCCAGAAGATCCTCATCGGCCGCAACCTCACGCGCGGTCTCGGCGCGGGCGCGATCCCGGACGTCGG is a window of Candidatus Thermoplasmatota archaeon DNA encoding:
- a CDS encoding VWA domain-containing protein, giving the protein MMRVPDCRERVETPALSPEDRRELVRRIAEEGVGAIEAFVREREKSDRGIRARIERLRDELLRRAEEMRRALEGSVAARKENVARAWEEAHAKAEAERAALERELQLTKVARAEAERAAVASDDLVRLITEPPPPLPWWRRALAAIGRFLRAVLAAILWPIRALLRALGIVKPRKPAVKGRDVLLPGGLSVPGFRGRLASDPRVRSAIAGRLRTMGTKERMRALWDRLVGREDYEDLAMRLMERDAAERARSRGSEYATREEAFAKRLSEVLDAERAEAERRDAALARLEQEREAEMKRIEASLKQGPERALESEIASELEDAGFLSKDGDAFLPTTRLLERFSQIVFSEEARRIPPGQARATGAIVDGSGNLSREPMRSAYETAHLDVVGTLVNARTRHPHNRHIYEEDVIVHREDREAINHVVIVFDRSGSMEENERLKAAKRAVLALYRAVKDDDPAHIVDVIAMDTGVERVDLMGVWKSEPRGFTNTGAALRLAYDLLRFSKGERALVYLVTDGLPEAYTKGGVDIASTPDKCLAYALEQARLLRRRPGLGVVQILLEPEDELYVKAAERIAKEVDGRVLKASPKDLAATLLTEFETVR
- a CDS encoding ArsA family ATPase, yielding MAAKTTLFLGKGGVGRTTLAAAFALARAEAGERVLLVGLVEARDLVARLAAEGGRVPATLDVSGIDPRGLLDDIVRKMVPMGALSDAVVKSPAYASLADIAPGAKELAVLNRVWNLAREGRYDRIVLDGPATGHGLHFLEAPRKAAAILAGRLRERALVLDTFVRDPAATSVVLVTLPEETPVRETVELARALARDGIPVTGVVVNRWVTPVFETPGSKRVLDRLAADAGARRDVARALAGASREDVDALVAASELLDAQRREAVEHRERLADVGAPIAYVPWTPATEGRLVAVARSLEGIA
- the trxA gene encoding thioredoxin, producing MDDDPELAALRKRKLAELMGLADAPAAPPAEAAPATPVDVTDATLPALLAKHPLVVVDCWAPWCGPCRIVEPVIKALASEMAGEAVFAKLNVDENPQTARAFDVRSIPTLMIFRNGRLVDAMVGAQPKPAIAAAVRRHSPRRASPGPPRRIP
- a CDS encoding ArsA-related P-loop ATPase; this translates as MDARDRGASRRGRAKPGGDRLKLADQILARKLVVFLGPGGVGKTTLAAAAALEAARRGRKTLVFTIDPARRLADAMGVKLGNEPSNVKPNLDAMMLDTKAALDGLVARHAPSPETMKRMLASRFYAQLSDAFAGSEEYVAMGALHDVVKEGGYDLVVVDTPPSRHAVDFLRVNEKLIRVFESGVVKYLFRPTRVLRMGGGYVAGTLAKWTSAGYLDEVSDFLTTLDPMFVAMEERVRRMQGVLRDPTTTSINLVATAEAASVPLALDLAREVERDARLEVAGVVVNRFYPRLPGLADARMLVSDGAAATALARATGASASDAAAFLEDAAVAATLYDAVAREHERRVEELRAGIRASFALVPAHAGSIHDLDGLEKVRARLFA
- a CDS encoding acylphosphatase, whose amino-acid sequence is MRAHLRISGRVQGVYFRESTRQEAEKLGVTGWVRNLADGRVEAVFEGPEEAVEKLVAWARIGPPRARVAFMDVERGGNEEGFPAFEVRRTG
- a CDS encoding transcriptional regulator produces the protein MIVDPVCGMEFTEEEAETLGAERLVKDGKTIWFCSPACKHEYAKRG
- a CDS encoding helix-turn-helix domain-containing protein: MDRAPGKAAPPDGGRDDLVASFRALGLGGYEAQAYVALLLAGPSEATALARRAGLPTGRIYDVLAALTTQNLVRLRDERPKVYRAVPAKAAIQTLLAQRRRELDERYEDLTHRASEVEKRLARRMPPGDRDSTFYHVAIGEEAAREYLTARIAEAERELMVSLHLDRYDARDDALFETIRGALDRGVEVRVLMRDRDIPYVLESGYNDLIARTVLPRLGENLHVRVSAREQTPFAVIDGEKVMVGVPHPVAHGAYFAVVFVRDAKFGSTLTSHFGTLWSDADLDLADFAR
- a CDS encoding D-aminoacyl-tRNA deacylase is translated as MTLAILVSRADPASVAIRDALLGEASWETRGDFGAAPLRVGPDLVIAEVEGLHLFEESIGERLAAALGETPEAIFVASKHKAASGSPSLTVHPVGVWGDVAEYGGKPRSFAPAPARRMAQALRALAREAKGLRHAITYEVTHHGPWTGVPLAFVEVGSTEEEWSKPEPARAVARALLAVSREPPGDEPVVLGLGGGHYAPKCVDLALKGRAAPGHMLPGYAIDQGVARETVLAALAATPGVAGYALDSRGSKNGYDEVRAILEDAGVPQLL
- a CDS encoding polyprenyl synthetase family protein translates to MAFVEQGLARVEARLIEEAAAAEDPLLEEIATDLIRAGGKRLRPRVLLLSYAAAGGRDLTDAVVDAAVAGELIHTASLVHDDVIDQSALRRGRPTVHVRYGLGPAIVAGDFLFTRAFGLSGKLGPRMVKIALDACTRLAEGEIMEHQLSILAAKATNGNGHGEFPPEVERYLKTIVKKTAEPIRAAAESGAVLAGAGDATVARYAEYGLAVGIAFQIQDDILDLVGDPATTGKPRGVDVRAGVLTLPALLSRIDGALPEEATRDADALARSLARSPYLKAAEEVALRYGDKAKAALANVPTTPYKDQLLALAEGVVRRAA
- a CDS encoding ATP-binding protein yields the protein MASTTTARFLVKERIEPATPRDLLRGAILARLEALARDGTTGPEAQQSLYPHAILDDGTLAAVTSALLAGQNLLLLGPTGSGKTSLAKDVWDLYPKEVLAVDGCPVQDDPLSLVHPRFSREVPPCPYCKTAYGKVSLKELGDFDASKVNPDDVPVRKIRLREGHGLSRIQGSPEVFPDYLTGAINLAKLESIGDPNSPLVLEPGKVMQANRGLLMVDEIGKLPRGTQNVLLQAFQEHIVSPAKSRETFPASFLAVTTSNLEDLDHITEPLVGRLAGIHVGFNEDPMKNLAVIDLALGRDDRVPRVARETSARIMAKWRKTTEGVGELSEAGSNRTMIDVLRRAESRALLAGRPAVTADDIKQGALDAMQGRIRARSEESFRQNRDVVSAFVAKHFGALARDASDGYWCRFFNEELKEDKAEAGRVIQEIRGVLATKPAPAAADLPPKFKRFADWVRREDRLDGADHGPHAARVFRYLEATGAFEAAK